A segment of the Candidatus Pelagisphaera phototrophica genome:
TTTATTTTGTCATCTTTGCCGTGGCATTTGATGCAATTTTCTGCGAGGGCTGGAAGGAGCGTTTCGTTGAAGCCTTCTGCGGCATTAACAAAGGGAGTCATCTTTGCTCCGATTACGAAGAATACGAGTAATCTAGGGACGTCACATATGATGCCTGCAGGGGTTGCTATTTGTTTGATTGGAATTAGCATGCGATTCAAAGTACGAGTAACGAAGTGCCCGATCTGCCTTGGCTTGATTCTGGGGTAGGTGGGGCTAAAGTGACCCTCACACAAAAGGGCTGTATTGGATGCTTTCAAATCAAAAATGTGGATGGTCTGGAGTCGCATCATCACCTCAGTTCCTAATGGGGCTAAACTTTGGATAAGCCGCGATCACTATTGCTTGCTCTTGAGTGAGAAATTCGTAGTTAAAATAAAGACTTAACCCCTTATGGCTACCCTCTTAATCTATGCAATCCCATCCTTTATTCTTATCCCGTGCCATGTGCGAACGATTATCAGTAATTAATTCGAGTTTCGTTACGATTGTTCTCACTTGCCTCGTCTCATTTTCATTCGCCGCTCCTACCAAACCTAATGTTGTGCTTTTAGTCTCGGACGACCAAGGCTGGGGGGACGTGGGATACCACGGGGGTGAGATGTCGACTCCCAATCTCGACCAGCTCGCCAAGGACGGAATGGAACTGAACCGATTTTATGCTTACCCGATTTGCTCACCCACTCGTACCTCACTCCTGACGGGTCACATTTCGATGCGTCACGATATATTTTCGCCGATACCAGCCAACTTGACGATACCTCACGACGAGCAGCTTATGAATCAGGCTTTTAAGGAAGCGGGCTACACGACTATGACGGCGGGCAAGTGGCATTTAGGCATGACCCATGTCCGCGATCTTCCGATTAATCGTGGTTTCGACCATACCTACGGATCACTGAGAGCAGGGCCGGACTTCTGGACGCACGGGCGAGGTGAGCAAAAAGATTGGGCCCGTAATGGGAAAACCGTCTTTGAAAATGGGTATGTGACCGATTTGTTTGGCAACGAAATCAGTCGCCTGATCCGCGATCGCGATCCCTCCAAACCCTTTTTTTCCTATGTCGCGTTCACTGCGCCCCACACCCCCCTGCAAGCACCTCAAGAGTACGTCGACAAGTATGCCCACATCGAAAATGGGGATCGCCGCATTTATTGTGCGATGGTGGAAATCTTAGACGTAGCGATCGGCAACATTCTCAAGGCGATCGATGACGAAGGAATACGAGACAACACGATAGTGATTTTCTTTTCGGACAACGGTCCGACTACAGTCGGGGATAGCAGTGGTTTCCGAGGACAAAAAGGTCTGGTATACGAAGGTGGCACTCGCATGCCCGCTATCATCCGTTGGCCGGGTAAAATTCCTGCGGGCGTCCGCAGCGAGCAGCCTATGGTGGTTTACGACTTGTTTCCGACATTCGTTGAGGCTCTGGACCTTAAGACAAATCTGAATACGCCTTTTGACGGTGAGAGCTTATGGGACGTCCTTAAAACGGGTGGAAAGCGTGAGCGTAAAACCGATATGGTTATCGGCAATGGAACGTCCTATTCAGTGCATTCGGGCGACTACAAGCTGGTACACTCGAACATTAATAGAAACACGCCTAATTCGCCTCCGGAACTTGTCGAACTATTTAAGATTTACGATGACCCGAAAGAAACGACTAATGTCGCTGATACCCATCAGGATGTAGTCGAAAAAATAATGGTCAACAACGCTGTATTTGCAGATATGGTACGCAATGCTCCTTTTCGTGAAGGGCGTCGAGGACGAGCAGCTCGAATTGCGAGAGGCGATGGCGGCCAGAGTGGGCGGCCTGGAGTTGGCACTGCGGGTGGACAAGGTGAAGGGCGCGTTGCCTCCGGTGGTCGACTGGGAGGACCCGCCGCTGGCGGACGAACTGCAGGTGGCAGGCCTGGAGGCGGTGCGGGTGCTCCTGCAGGACCTCCGATTGCTCGCGATACCGATGGGAACATTATCCATCTGCACGAATCGCTTCCCAGGGGATAGAGTGATTAGCGATTAATAGGTCCAGCGTTTGCGCTGCACCGTGGTAGCTCTGGCGTTTTCGTAAATTGATGAAAACTGCGTTAGTTGCGAGATGTCGACTTTGGAATTAGGGCTTTGGTAAATAGTAAGCTCAACAAAGTTGCAATACCTAGAAATCCCGGTGACGAATCGGGGACCGAATGCGTTTCAATCGTTTCGATTGAACCGTTGTCCAATGCTGAGAATGAAACGCGATTATGTGGAGCTTGCCGGCCATGATGTGCTTTATGAGCTTTCGTTGGGCGGTCTCGGGCGATATCTCCCAGTGTCGATTATGTCCCCACTAAATAACGACATCACCCTAATCGGGGTTCTCGCTAGATAGGCCTTGTTTTGGATCGTCAAGGGTTACTGACATCAGTCTTATGTCTTTATCAGTGGCTTCAAGTTGCACCGCAATTTCATGGCCTATAACATTGTCATAGGCCTCCGCTTGGCGTGGCTGTCGTTCGTCCCAGACGAGTACGTTCACCGCTTCGCAATTAGCGAGGTCAGTCAAAGCTATTTGAGCGAAGGTATCCGACACAAAGGAAAATCGATATACGCGAATGGATGTAATGTGGGTATCCTTTTGACATAGGCTTCTTCTGGGGATTAATTGTTCAGAAGATGCGGATACTTACTACGATACTGCTTTTCACATTGTCGCATACAAACCAATGGGGCGCCCCCATCGAGCGAATCGCCTTTGGCTCATGTGCAAAACAGAATAGGCCCCAGCCGATTTGGAATACCGTTCAAGCCTTTCAGCCAGAGTTGTGGATCTGGACGGGTGATTGCTATTATGGGGATAGCGTGGATTCAGAAGTCCTTGCGGCCAAGGCTTCTAAGCAGAAGCTAGTCCCAGGATACGTGGGTTTAAGAGACTCGTGTGCAGTGATTGGAGTTTGGGACGATCACGACTACGGAATTAATAATGGAGGAGTGGAGTACCCAGCCAAAGAAATCAGCCAAAAAGCGTTTTTGGATTTTATTGACGAGCCGGTGAGCAGTGACCGGCGATCTCAACAAGGCATATATTGGGACTATGAATACGGTGAGGATGATCAGGAGATTCAGGTGATTTTACTCGATGTCCGTTATTTTCGGGATTCGCCCAAGGCTTCGGATCCAGATGTGCTCGGAGAGGCGCAATGGACCTGGCTAGAGAAATGCCTAGATCGGAGCGAAGCCTCAGTACATTTCATCGTTTCGGGAATTCAAGTGCTGCATGAGGATCACAAGTACGAGAAGTGGGCAAATTTTCCGGCATCGAGAAATAGACTTCTCAATCTTGCGACCGAAAAAGCAAAAGGCCGAGTGGTGTTCCTCAGCGGAGACCGTCACATCGGCGAGTTCGCTCGTATGGAATACGGTCCTTCCCGTAAAGAGCTAGTCGAAGTCACTTCAAGTAGTTTAACGCATTCTTGGAACACTTTTCCGGGAGAGCCAAACCGGCACCGTATTGGGAAGGTGTATTCTGAGAATAACTTCGGATCGATCGAGCTGGATTGGGAAAAAAGAGAGCTTTTCCTAGGCTTACGAGGGCTAAAAGGGGAAATGGATCGTTCGATGCATTTGCCCTTCGATTGAGGAGGAAGGGGAATTGGCAGTAAAGTGGTGTCGCCCGAAACTCGCGGACTCATGTCAATATAGAACCTAGCGAACCCAGGTTTTCCGAATCCGTTATTCGTCGGGTGCGGTATAGTGGCGGGTCAGCGTATCAAGAATTTCACTGCGAACGACTTCGGGGTCGATTTTGCCGAGTTTACGATAGAGAACGTGACCTTCCTGATCAATGAGGATGGAATAGGGAACCGGTCCAGGCCATTCGGGATCGAGGGCGTCCGCCAGCTCGTCCATATTCGTGCCGGTGTAGAGGTAGTTGTTGGTCGAGCGACCTTCGGCCTCGACTGACTTGCGAAGCTTGTCACTCATGATGGCGCGATGCTTGCCCAAAAAGGCCTTGGCTTTTCCCATTTGGCTAAGCTGATCCAGGCTGATGGTAATGAGTTCGAATTCGCGTCGGCTGAATTTCCGAGCAATAGCGGTTAAGTCGGGAAACTCCTCTACACAAGGAACGCACCAAGTCGCCCAGATATTGACCAGGCGTACTTTCTCGGTACCGTTTTTACGCAATGCGTCAATGCCTGCGGCGTCGATTTTCTCTATGGTTGCTTCAATTGACTGCCATTTCTGCTCCTCTTCCACTACATGCTGGTTGCGCTCTTTCCATTTGGTAGAGCAACCATGGGGGCGGGTCGTTTCAACGTGTACGGGATTTCCCGCAAGCAGCGCTTCGACTGCGTTGCGAGCATCGGGGTGCTTCACGGTTGTGGGATCGGGAAAGCGGGAATCGTCGAAGCGTCCATTGTAGCGTAATTTTCGTTCCTTGTCGAAAATAAGAACATGTGGAGTGGCGAGACAACCATAGGCCCGGGCGGTGACTTGTGCGTCACCGTCGAAGAGGAAAGGGAACGTCCATCCGTAATCCTCAGCGTATCTTTTGGAGTCTGCGAAGGTCTCATCGTAGTCCGTGTGACCAAACTCATCGGGCCGCAATCCGGAGGAGTGGTTAGGGTTGATGGCGACGAAGGCGAAACTCTCGTCCTGAAAGTCTTCAACGAATTCCAGTACTCTCCCCATGGCTCCGTGCGAGGTCGGGCAGTGGGTCCCCGTGAAGTAGACCACAAGAATGTCCGGTCCGGCAAAGTCGGAAAGCGAGTATTGTTTCCCGTCAATTCCAGGCAGATTGAAGTTAGGGGCGGAATCTCCAATGTGTAGCGTCGTGAACCCGTCGGGTAGACCTTTGGCATCCACAGCGAAGGCGCTTGTGCTAGCGATCGAAATGAGGAGTAAAGTAGGGGCGAGGATTTTGATGAGTCTCATTGGGATGGATTGGGAAGGTTCATCGAGTTGGTGGGCGGACCAAGATTTTTTAGCGCTGAGAAGTAAATCGGGGCTCTACCTTCACATCCATAACTCTTCGATGACGCCTGTGCTGTCGCCATGGGACTCTGCCCCGATGCCAGTGCCTTTAAGGAGGCTTAGCCATAGATTACACAGGGGCGTTTTTGCATTTTCCATTACCAGGTGGCGACCATGTTTTACACCTGCAGCGCCACCGGTAATTATTGTGGGGCAATTTTTCAGGTAGTGGATGGATTCAATGTTGCTTCCGTAGCTGAGTGATATGTTGTCAAACAAGCTGCTTCCATCGGCTTCCTTAGTCCCCTTCAACTTGTCTATCAGATATGCGAGGAGCTGGGTCTGTTTTTCATCCCGCATCTCGGAAACGCTTAGCCTCGAGCCGTTCGTATAGTGGCTCATATTGTGCCCGGTGATGGTTGCTCCGAGGCTTCGAATGAAGGTATCCACAGGTTGGCGATAAGTCATGACGCGGGTCGCGTCGACTTGCATTGCGGCCACCATGATATCGTACATCAATTTAACTTCTTCATAGCCCTCAATCTCTCCCTGCGGCTCATTGATTGGGTCAGCAGGACGGATTTTAGGAACATCAAGCCACTGCTCTTCCTTCGCCAGTCGCGTCTCGATTTCACGAATCGACTGGAAATACTCATCGAGTTTATCTGTGTCGTTCTTGCTCAGGTTTCCATTCATGCTTCGGGCGTTGTCCAGAACAGTGTCGAGCACACTGCGTTTCTGCTTCAGCATGGTTTGCCTTTCTTCTAGAGGTGTGTTGTCATCGGAGAACAGTTTGTGGTAGGCGGCGACGGGCGTGTTTAATCCGGCGATAGGTTTGCCTTGCCGGTTCCATGACATGGATAATCCGGGACCGTGGCCAGAGTCCTCCGCCCGATCGCAACCCAGCTGAATAGAAGTGAAGCGGGTTTCTTTTCCGAGTGTTTCTGCAGCTACTTGGTCAACGGATACGCTGTTGTAGAAGCTCTGTCCGGGCTCCGCATAACGATTAGCGCCAGTCAGATAGAAAGTGCTGCCCCAGTGGGCTTCGCTCGAAAACTGATTGGTCAGATTCTGAATAATGGTGAGGTCCTTTTTGTGCCGCTCTAGCGCTTTTAGGCCTTTCGGAAGATTGTAGTTTGAACCAATTGTATTTAAATCTGGATACCAAGACTCTTTTGTGACTCCCCAGCCGAAGCCGAGAAACATCATTCGTTTAGGAGGAGCGGCCACTTTCGCTGCAGCAGCAAACGCCGAGCTACCCAGTGATTCGAGGAATGGTAAAGCGATTAATGCGGAGCTGCTGCGAAGAAATGTTCGTCGTGTTTGGGTCAGTTTAGAGTAGTTCATTGACTGAAAGAATTAATTAATGATGGTTTGCGAATCATGAGAATGGATACGGATAAAAAGTTTTTACAGGTCTTTCTCGTTTCATGAAACGGGTGTGATTTGTTGGAAAAATATTTCTCACTTTTGTTGAAATTGTTCGGATTGAACGAGAGCATGGATGAACGTCCGAGACTGGTATTCACTGGATTTAGCCTCCGATAGGATCTCTTGGGCCAAATCATAGTCGGTAAATCCATACGGTCGACCGAGACCATATTCAATGAGGGATTCGGTGAGCCCAAGAGCAAACGAGTCACCCTTCTCTGCGATCCGGTCCCTTAGCTCGAAGAAGTCGTTGAAAGGAGTTTTGTCAGGGAGAGTGCCACTGGGGTCGATGGGGGCCCAGGAATCCTCCTCATTCTTCTTCGTCGCGATGATTCTCTCCATTGACCGCCACTTGCCGGCAGCATCAAAATTTTCTAAACCGTATCCAATTGGGTCAATTTTTTGGTGACACTGGGCGCATTGGGGCTCTTCCATATGAACAATTTGCAGTTCGCGGGCGGAGAGTCGCTTTTCTGACAGTCGACTGAGTTGCGGTACATTGGCCGGTGCCGGGGGAGGTGGATCATTGAGTAGTTTTCGCATGACCCAAGCACCGCGTTCTACGGGTGATGAGCGCTCGCCATCAGAACCCATAGCAAGTACTGCAGCGGTACCAAGCAGTCCACCTCTGGGTGAACTATCTGGCAAAGAAACTTTTCTGAAATGGCGCCCCTTTACACCCTGTATATCGTAGTATTCAGCCAAAAGGTCGTTAATCACAACGAAGTCGGACTTGAGTAAATGCTTTATGCTCAGGTTCTCATCGAAGAGTGTCTGGATTGTGTGGTAGATCTCGTTTCGAGCTGCGTCTTTGGCACTGTCATCAAATTCAGGATATAATTCGTAGTTGAATTGGAAGAAATTGAGTCGATCCATATGGAGCCATTGGCTCGTGAACCCGCTGACGAAGTGCCAGGCTTTAGAATCCGAAAGCATTCGGTTGGTTTGGTGCTCCAACGCCATTGAATTCTTGAGCTTTCCCGCTTTGGCGACTTGGTATAGCTCGTCGTCAGGCGGGGCGCTCCAGAGGAAATAGGAGAGCCGGACTGCGAGTTCGAGATCGTTGAGTTCACGCTTTTCCTCACCCGGTTTCGGCTCGTTCAAATAGAGAAAAGCCGGCGAAGCGAGTATGACTGCTAGGGGGTCCACGAGAGCCGTTTTGAAATTGGCTCCAGCTTGGCGCTTATCCCGATAAAGGCTCATCAACTTATCCAGGAAGCTGTCGGTGGGCTCTTGGGTTCTAAACGCTTTTTCGGAGAATCTTCGCAGTATATCCTTGGCGTCTTCATCATTCTCGATTGCGGAAGGTCCTCGATCGAATACGAGCGTTTGAAATTGGGTCAACTTCTCGTTTTGAATTGGTCCTTCCCATTCGAGCCAGTCGATCCAAAGTGCGGGCGGCTCTAGGGGCTCGTCCCGCTGACGAGCATTCCGGAAAACGAAGCGCGCCGCGTCGCGATTGTTGTGCTGCCGCTCTC
Coding sequences within it:
- a CDS encoding arylsulfatase B yields the protein MCERLSVINSSFVTIVLTCLVSFSFAAPTKPNVVLLVSDDQGWGDVGYHGGEMSTPNLDQLAKDGMELNRFYAYPICSPTRTSLLTGHISMRHDIFSPIPANLTIPHDEQLMNQAFKEAGYTTMTAGKWHLGMTHVRDLPINRGFDHTYGSLRAGPDFWTHGRGEQKDWARNGKTVFENGYVTDLFGNEISRLIRDRDPSKPFFSYVAFTAPHTPLQAPQEYVDKYAHIENGDRRIYCAMVEILDVAIGNILKAIDDEGIRDNTIVIFFSDNGPTTVGDSSGFRGQKGLVYEGGTRMPAIIRWPGKIPAGVRSEQPMVVYDLFPTFVEALDLKTNLNTPFDGESLWDVLKTGGKRERKTDMVIGNGTSYSVHSGDYKLVHSNINRNTPNSPPELVELFKIYDDPKETTNVADTHQDVVEKIMVNNAVFADMVRNAPFREGRRGRAARIARGDGGQSGRPGVGTAGGQGEGRVASGGRLGGPAAGGRTAGGRPGGGAGAPAGPPIARDTDGNIIHLHESLPRG
- a CDS encoding DUF1552 domain-containing protein — translated: MNYSKLTQTRRTFLRSSSALIALPFLESLGSSAFAAAAKVAAPPKRMMFLGFGWGVTKESWYPDLNTIGSNYNLPKGLKALERHKKDLTIIQNLTNQFSSEAHWGSTFYLTGANRYAEPGQSFYNSVSVDQVAAETLGKETRFTSIQLGCDRAEDSGHGPGLSMSWNRQGKPIAGLNTPVAAYHKLFSDDNTPLEERQTMLKQKRSVLDTVLDNARSMNGNLSKNDTDKLDEYFQSIREIETRLAKEEQWLDVPKIRPADPINEPQGEIEGYEEVKLMYDIMVAAMQVDATRVMTYRQPVDTFIRSLGATITGHNMSHYTNGSRLSVSEMRDEKQTQLLAYLIDKLKGTKEADGSSLFDNISLSYGSNIESIHYLKNCPTIITGGAAGVKHGRHLVMENAKTPLCNLWLSLLKGTGIGAESHGDSTGVIEELWM
- a CDS encoding DUF1592 domain-containing protein — encoded protein: MILSQQIAILASFCLGFSAFASEGPTAVMPENHFDFLNEYCLDCHDAITEEGNVNLEDLSFNLSTLATAELWQKVLNVLNSGEMPPEDETQPEAQSKTDFLDDLSHQMVTARNILNDSGGVITMRRLNRREYENTIWELLGVSIEAEELPKDASTGSFDTVGSALFFSSDQFEQYLNIAKRALNAALTTPSRLKPTRVLKESEIATNKTIQNRYNKLLDAKIRGEQWKESGKSPSEFGFIDAARVKFETGLYNRDGIGYSHYLSLPQTKTGTVFYVTWNGAITDTITLPKEAPPGKYIIRARVGGFEEAPMRRRFLEIGTVESGARSGELAILDYRKVTGTYEEPQIVEFPITITPSSSRKIGVRERQHNNRDAARFVFRNARQRDEPLEPPALWIDWLEWEGPIQNEKLTQFQTLVFDRGPSAIENDEDAKDILRRFSEKAFRTQEPTDSFLDKLMSLYRDKRQAGANFKTALVDPLAVILASPAFLYLNEPKPGEEKRELNDLELAVRLSYFLWSAPPDDELYQVAKAGKLKNSMALEHQTNRMLSDSKAWHFVSGFTSQWLHMDRLNFFQFNYELYPEFDDSAKDAARNEIYHTIQTLFDENLSIKHLLKSDFVVINDLLAEYYDIQGVKGRHFRKVSLPDSSPRGGLLGTAAVLAMGSDGERSSPVERGAWVMRKLLNDPPPPAPANVPQLSRLSEKRLSARELQIVHMEEPQCAQCHQKIDPIGYGLENFDAAGKWRSMERIIATKKNEEDSWAPIDPSGTLPDKTPFNDFFELRDRIAEKGDSFALGLTESLIEYGLGRPYGFTDYDLAQEILSEAKSSEYQSRTFIHALVQSEQFQQK
- a CDS encoding redoxin domain-containing protein; translated protein: MRLIKILAPTLLLISIASTSAFAVDAKGLPDGFTTLHIGDSAPNFNLPGIDGKQYSLSDFAGPDILVVYFTGTHCPTSHGAMGRVLEFVEDFQDESFAFVAINPNHSSGLRPDEFGHTDYDETFADSKRYAEDYGWTFPFLFDGDAQVTARAYGCLATPHVLIFDKERKLRYNGRFDDSRFPDPTTVKHPDARNAVEALLAGNPVHVETTRPHGCSTKWKERNQHVVEEEQKWQSIEATIEKIDAAGIDALRKNGTEKVRLVNIWATWCVPCVEEFPDLTAIARKFSRREFELITISLDQLSQMGKAKAFLGKHRAIMSDKLRKSVEAEGRSTNNYLYTGTNMDELADALDPEWPGPVPYSILIDQEGHVLYRKLGKIDPEVVRSEILDTLTRHYTAPDE
- a CDS encoding alkaline phosphatase D family protein codes for the protein MRILTTILLFTLSHTNQWGAPIERIAFGSCAKQNRPQPIWNTVQAFQPELWIWTGDCYYGDSVDSEVLAAKASKQKLVPGYVGLRDSCAVIGVWDDHDYGINNGGVEYPAKEISQKAFLDFIDEPVSSDRRSQQGIYWDYEYGEDDQEIQVILLDVRYFRDSPKASDPDVLGEAQWTWLEKCLDRSEASVHFIVSGIQVLHEDHKYEKWANFPASRNRLLNLATEKAKGRVVFLSGDRHIGEFARMEYGPSRKELVEVTSSSLTHSWNTFPGEPNRHRIGKVYSENNFGSIELDWEKRELFLGLRGLKGEMDRSMHLPFD